Proteins encoded within one genomic window of Saccharopolyspora pogona:
- a CDS encoding ABC transporter permease — MLGALVLGLAVIYFPLLVVLLNSVNADTTFAWPPSAFTLEWWHRALGNQGALDALATSALVGVVSTAIALVLGTMAAFALQRFRFFRRDQVSLLIILPIALPGIVTGIALNNAFRTILGIDLGLFTVIVAHATFSIVVVFNNVVARLRRMGGNLEEASMDLGANGITTFGLVTFPMLRSALLAGRLLAFALSFDEIIVTTFTLGTGMETLPIWILNNLFRPNQAPIVNVVAAVLIVFSDPSAAGRQG, encoded by the coding sequence CTGCTGGGTGCGCTCGTTCTCGGCCTGGCGGTGATCTACTTCCCGCTGCTGGTCGTGCTGCTCAACTCGGTCAACGCCGACACCACGTTCGCCTGGCCGCCCTCGGCGTTCACCCTGGAGTGGTGGCACCGGGCGCTCGGCAACCAGGGCGCCCTCGACGCGCTGGCGACGAGCGCGCTGGTCGGCGTGGTCTCGACCGCGATCGCGCTGGTGCTCGGCACGATGGCCGCATTCGCGCTGCAGCGATTCCGGTTCTTCCGCCGCGACCAGGTGTCGCTGCTGATCATCCTGCCCATCGCGTTGCCGGGAATCGTCACCGGCATCGCGCTCAACAACGCATTCCGCACCATCCTCGGCATCGACCTCGGCCTATTCACGGTCATCGTCGCGCACGCGACGTTCAGCATCGTGGTGGTGTTCAACAACGTCGTGGCCCGGCTGCGGCGGATGGGCGGCAACCTGGAGGAAGCGTCGATGGACCTCGGCGCCAACGGAATCACCACGTTCGGCCTGGTGACGTTCCCGATGCTGCGCTCGGCGCTGCTGGCCGGCAGGCTGCTGGCGTTCGCGCTGTCCTTCGACGAGATCATCGTCACCACCTTCACCCTCGGCACCGGGATGGAAACGCTGCCGATCTGGATCCTCAACAACCTGTTCCGCCCCAACCAGGCCCCCATCGTCAACGTCGTCGCGGCCGTGCTGATCGTGTTCTCGGATCCCAGCGCAGCGGGACGGCAGGGGTGA
- a CDS encoding IS1380 family transposase has protein sequence MRSSHSAARVSAVFDDANLVASAGLVPVMRLAERVGLSELVAEGVRVPGSEGANADAKVGSIVAGMLTGADSIDDLDVIRHGAMPKLFGGIRAPSTVGTFLRALTWGHARQVESAARECLVGMARQTPVLAGAAERTFIDADSTLGRVFGHAKQGAAFGHTKIGGHNVRLRGYHPLLTTLSTPRSAPVVAATRMRGGNAGSARGAASLVTETINLARRCGAGPGRMLFRGDSAFYVGEVVSACRAQGVEVSITVAQYPNVQRAIAGIAEDAWTAIKYPQAVWDEASQSWVSDAEIAETEFTAFASDKAHRVAGRLIVRRVKDKNHADALFPVWRYHACFTTSSQPLVEAEKTHRAHAIIEHVNDDLKHGPLAHIPSGVFSANAAWLTLAALTHNLLRAAGSLTSAFHAKARAATLRRTLINIPARVARRARSITLHLPENWPRQHDWHHLFHTTHAPPETA, from the coding sequence GTGCGATCTTCTCATAGTGCTGCGCGGGTGAGCGCGGTGTTCGACGATGCGAATCTGGTGGCTTCGGCGGGGCTGGTTCCGGTGATGCGGTTGGCCGAACGCGTCGGGTTGTCCGAGCTTGTCGCCGAGGGTGTCCGGGTTCCCGGTTCGGAGGGTGCGAATGCGGATGCGAAGGTGGGCTCGATCGTGGCCGGGATGCTCACCGGCGCCGACAGCATTGATGATCTCGATGTGATCCGGCATGGGGCGATGCCGAAGTTGTTCGGCGGGATCCGGGCACCGTCCACTGTGGGCACGTTTCTGCGTGCTTTGACGTGGGGGCATGCCCGGCAGGTGGAGTCGGCCGCGCGGGAGTGCCTGGTGGGCATGGCCCGGCAGACTCCGGTGCTGGCCGGCGCCGCTGAGAGGACGTTCATCGATGCTGATTCCACCCTGGGCAGGGTGTTCGGCCACGCGAAGCAGGGTGCGGCGTTCGGGCACACCAAGATCGGCGGCCACAATGTGCGGCTGCGGGGTTACCACCCGCTGCTGACCACGCTGTCCACGCCCCGATCGGCGCCGGTGGTTGCCGCCACGAGGATGCGTGGCGGCAACGCCGGCTCGGCGCGGGGTGCGGCGTCGTTGGTCACCGAGACGATCAACCTTGCACGGCGGTGCGGCGCCGGGCCGGGCCGGATGCTGTTTCGCGGTGATTCCGCCTTCTACGTAGGCGAAGTCGTCTCCGCCTGCCGGGCGCAAGGTGTGGAGGTGTCGATCACGGTGGCGCAGTATCCGAACGTGCAGCGCGCGATCGCCGGCATCGCCGAGGACGCGTGGACGGCGATCAAGTATCCCCAGGCCGTCTGGGACGAGGCCAGCCAGTCCTGGGTCAGTGACGCCGAGATCGCGGAAACCGAATTCACCGCCTTCGCCAGCGATAAAGCCCATCGGGTGGCTGGTCGGTTGATCGTGCGCAGGGTCAAAGACAAAAACCACGCTGATGCCCTGTTTCCCGTCTGGCGGTATCACGCCTGCTTCACCACCAGCAGCCAGCCGCTGGTCGAGGCGGAGAAAACCCACCGTGCGCACGCGATCATCGAACATGTCAACGACGACCTCAAACACGGCCCGCTGGCCCACATCCCATCCGGGGTCTTCAGCGCCAACGCCGCCTGGCTGACGCTGGCCGCCCTGACCCACAACCTGCTGCGCGCCGCAGGCAGTCTGACCAGTGCTTTCCACGCCAAAGCCCGCGCCGCGACCCTGCGCCGCACACTGATCAACATCCCGGCACGGGTGGCCCGACGAGCCCGCTCGATCACACTGCACCTCCCGGAAAACTGGCCCCGCCAACACGACTGGCACCACCTGTTCCACACCACCCACGCCCCACCCGAAACAGCCTGA
- the hypF gene encoding carbamoyltransferase HypF, whose protein sequence is MGELVRKRIRVEGIVQGVGFRPFVYSLATRLGLAGHVGNDVHGVFIEVEGADSVVQRFLALLQEQAPPLAAVARISATDAETVAEEGFRVVDSDAAGPRATLVSSDTATCADCSDEIADPGDRRFGYPFTNCTNCGPRFTIVRDVPYDRPNTTMSGFALCAKCEAEYRDPANRRFHAQPVCCPDCGPRLRLTDRGGVARRGDPLAEAVAALARGEVLAVKGLGGYHVAVDATDDDAAATLRKRKHREDKPFAIMVASVEQARSLCAIDDLEEALLTSRRRPIVLLDRLPGAAVAPSIAPGTRQLGLMLPYTPLHHLLLRGFPRPIVLTSGNVSDEPIVYRDDDAMERLGEIADAFLMHDRPIHMRTDDSVVRVVSGREMPIRRSRGYAPEPVTLPWPFPQPVLACGAELKNTFAVAKDEHVFVSHHIGDLENYETLRSFTGGIAHFRRLFDVEPQVVAHDLHPEYLSTKFAAELDGVELVGVQHHHAHIASCLADNGETGPVIGVAFDGTGYGTDGSIWGGEFLVADLARFRRLGHLDPVPLPGGTTAIKQPWRTAVSYLAEVDHQSADLDVLRRNPNWTEVAALLRQRRHAPPTSSAGRLFDAVAAILGVRDAINYEGQAAIELEQLADTAETGGYPVSISGGPVLRVRGADLVRSVVTDLRAATPVPVIAARFHNGLAAAVVDVCDRLRESTGIAAVALSGGVFQNALLLLRVTTMLHRRGFRALLHSQVPANDGGISLGQAAVAGALCRQRR, encoded by the coding sequence GTGGGTGAGTTGGTCCGGAAGCGGATTCGGGTCGAGGGAATCGTGCAGGGCGTCGGTTTCCGCCCCTTCGTCTATTCGTTGGCGACCCGCCTGGGGTTGGCCGGGCATGTCGGCAACGACGTGCACGGCGTGTTCATCGAGGTCGAGGGCGCTGATTCGGTCGTCCAGCGGTTCCTGGCCCTGCTCCAGGAACAGGCTCCGCCGCTGGCGGCGGTCGCCCGGATCTCCGCCACCGACGCCGAGACGGTGGCTGAAGAGGGATTCCGCGTCGTCGACAGCGATGCTGCCGGGCCGCGGGCGACCCTCGTCTCCAGCGACACCGCTACCTGCGCCGACTGCTCGGATGAGATCGCCGATCCCGGTGACCGGCGGTTCGGCTATCCGTTCACCAACTGCACCAACTGCGGGCCGCGCTTCACCATCGTCCGGGATGTGCCGTACGACCGGCCGAACACGACGATGTCGGGATTCGCCTTGTGCGCCAAGTGCGAAGCCGAGTACCGCGATCCGGCGAACCGCCGCTTCCACGCCCAGCCGGTGTGCTGCCCCGACTGCGGGCCGCGGCTGCGGCTGACCGATCGCGGTGGCGTGGCCCGCCGAGGCGATCCCCTGGCGGAAGCGGTGGCGGCCCTGGCGCGCGGCGAGGTGCTGGCCGTGAAGGGACTGGGCGGTTACCACGTGGCCGTGGACGCCACCGATGACGATGCGGCGGCCACGTTGCGCAAGCGGAAGCACCGCGAGGACAAGCCATTCGCGATCATGGTGGCGTCGGTGGAGCAGGCGCGGTCGCTGTGCGCGATCGATGACCTCGAAGAAGCGCTGCTCACTTCGCGTCGCCGGCCGATCGTGCTGCTCGACCGGCTGCCCGGCGCCGCGGTCGCACCGAGCATCGCGCCCGGTACCCGTCAACTGGGCCTCATGCTGCCGTACACCCCGCTGCACCACCTGCTGCTCCGCGGGTTTCCCCGGCCGATCGTGCTCACTAGCGGGAACGTCTCCGACGAGCCGATCGTCTACCGCGACGACGACGCGATGGAGCGGCTGGGCGAAATCGCCGATGCGTTCCTGATGCACGACCGGCCCATCCACATGCGCACCGATGATTCCGTGGTCCGCGTTGTCAGCGGACGGGAGATGCCGATCCGGCGTTCTCGCGGCTACGCACCGGAACCGGTGACCTTGCCGTGGCCGTTCCCGCAGCCGGTGCTGGCTTGCGGGGCCGAGCTGAAGAACACCTTCGCAGTTGCCAAGGACGAGCACGTGTTCGTCTCCCACCACATCGGCGATCTGGAGAACTACGAGACGCTGCGGTCCTTCACCGGCGGGATAGCGCATTTCCGACGGCTCTTCGACGTCGAACCGCAGGTCGTGGCCCACGACCTGCACCCCGAGTACCTGTCGACGAAGTTCGCCGCGGAGCTCGACGGCGTCGAACTGGTGGGCGTGCAGCACCACCACGCGCACATCGCGTCATGCCTGGCGGACAACGGCGAAACCGGCCCGGTGATCGGGGTGGCGTTCGACGGGACCGGGTACGGCACCGACGGCTCGATCTGGGGAGGGGAGTTCCTGGTCGCCGACCTGGCCCGCTTCCGGCGGCTGGGACACCTGGACCCGGTGCCGCTGCCGGGCGGGACAACCGCGATCAAGCAGCCGTGGCGGACCGCCGTCTCCTACCTGGCGGAGGTCGATCACCAGTCCGCGGACCTCGACGTGTTGCGGCGCAACCCGAATTGGACCGAAGTCGCCGCATTGCTGCGGCAGCGCCGGCACGCGCCGCCGACCTCCAGCGCCGGGCGGCTGTTCGACGCCGTGGCGGCGATCCTCGGGGTGCGGGACGCGATCAACTACGAAGGACAAGCCGCCATCGAGCTCGAACAGCTGGCCGACACCGCCGAAACCGGCGGTTACCCGGTGTCGATCAGCGGCGGGCCCGTGCTGCGGGTGCGCGGCGCGGACCTGGTGCGTTCGGTCGTGACCGACCTTCGGGCCGCGACCCCGGTACCGGTGATCGCCGCACGATTCCACAACGGACTCGCGGCGGCGGTGGTGGATGTCTGCGATCGGCTGCGGGAATCCACCGGGATCGCTGCGGTGGCGCTCTCGGGCGGCGTCTTCCAGAACGCACTGCTGTTGCTGCGCGTCACGACCATGCTGCACCGACGCGGGTTCCGCGCCCTGCTGCATTCACAGGTCCCGGCCAACGATGGAGGGATCAGCCTGGGGCAGGCCGCCGTCGCCGGAGCGCTGTGCCGGCAGCGGCGTTAG